In Lineus longissimus chromosome 5, tnLinLong1.2, whole genome shotgun sequence, the genomic stretch TGAAATACAAGGCTCGACATGGAGTCGAACCATATCGTGTAAGGTCCCATGTTTCTCATTCTGTCTACTGCTACTTGTAAACGTTGCTAACAAGAGTTGTATGATTAGGCTTTTCTGTGCGCTGCATGCTTAATTCAGACGGATTACTTCTGCCAAGTGCCATGTGCTCAATATGACTGATTGTTCTTTTTGCAGTAAGCTTGATTGCATTGTATGTGTTTTCATACACAATATTTGAATCAGAGATCAAACGCTTCGATTTTTTACTCCAAGCTTAgacatgtattttctttattTATTCCGCTGAGAGTACGCTTAGGATCTTAAATCAAACGTTGATTTGGTTATAGGCCCTCCCTCTCTGTTTTGCTCTGTCTTACACACATGACCCAACCTGAGGCCATTCTGCTGCAGGTCCCAACCTTGGACGAAACACTCCCATGGCCCTGCctagtgaaactgaaagtgaaattcaCTGGCTTGATTCATCGATCTACTGAAGACATGCGTTTGGTTCTTAAATCACGTCCTTCTCGGGACTGCCTGCCATCGAGTAGTGCAAACGAAATATACACACTGGTATCGCTGTGATTTTTAATGCGAAATACCTGTCTGGATTATTTGATCAATATTTCTCATAGATGGTCCTTGACTCTGCAAGCGTTCTCGATTAACGCTCTCGAGTTGCATACACTTAATTCAATTGATCAATTGAGTATAGCATCATGCAGAGCTTGGAGCGTTCCAACTTGTATATACCATGGCACTATAATGATTACTTGAGATTCTAAGGTTGAGAATTTCATCGATCTGTTATGACTGCATCTCTTCTTTTGACTTGGGGACACATAGAAGCCAGTGTAACCTGCCAAGTGTCGGCATTTTCAGGGAGCCGGGATAACCCATACAATcccatgtttctcacttggattGGGTCTTTTGCTGACAATCATATGGTGTGGACACGACGAACAGGAAGGCTCACTCTTAACCAGCCATAATCAAGTTACTAGACCATGCCATGTCCCCTTGGATAGATTATCCATTGATAACGAATGGATGGGCTTCGGCAAGTACTCGGCCGGGTTGCATAAAAAATGGCTACCGCAATCAGTCCATAGATCGCTGACAGATCATTGCCCCTGAATCAGTGCACATAACTGCCGTCTATAATGACTTTCAATATTTATTATTCAGGATAGCTGCAATTCATTTGTTTTCTGCTGCTCCAATCGTTATGCGATGTAATTTAATTAGTCGTACAAATGAAAACCTGTGATGGTAATGATAGTGTTTTTGAAATCAGTTCAGATATCTGTCCCCGGGGATCAGTCATATCAGTGTGTTGGAGGTTGGCATGACTGTGGTGCATGTATTCATTTGTCAGCATCATTAGGCTATCATAAAAAGGATACTTCAACTCCAGAATTAGCTTAGCCTGATCGAGCTAACACATGGGCTTAGTGGCTGATTGCATTATATGGTGGTatgcagggtttccgccagagggggtGATGGGAgggattcatccccccctaaaatatttcaaggggggatatctccccccttaattttgagcactaaagtttgttttactctcagatgagtaattttcatgatttgatatgtaaaataagagcatttgggagccaattgtagcggttttagggccaaaaaacgtctcaggaggggtcatataccaatttttaagaagaaaaaaaattttagaaaaaaatttttttagaaaaaaattattttttttgctccccctcaaatttaatcctggcggaaaccctggtaTGACCTTGTCCTGTCTTCTGTAAAGTGGTTCCCTTTGTTAGAACATGTGAGATTTGCCCAATCCAGTAGTTTTATACAATACCATGACATTGTCCACGTAAAAAAACCTTCTGTGCGGATTACACTTACCAAGATGGCCTGTATCATTGCCAGATTTCATCCTATTGAACCTTTCAGAAAAGCAGCATCTTTGAAGAATCGTTTGGCAATAATTCCTCAGTTATAATTGGAGCTCATCATGATCAATTAGTAAAATTGCTTTATCAGTTTTGACAGTCATAATCAGTTTTGCTCACaactcttaaagggggactataggcaggtgcagaggggctaatttggccatcttcaagtgataagtatacacagtaagggcccatGGTCATGTCAGAGTCAGCGCTAAAtacattcctcgtacaagcgtgaatcatttcgacgtagtgtgagatgtgagagacccctattggcgactttgtgtaactttgtcttgcctgcctagcagctgcctatattgtccctttaaaactaGTATTTTATATGTTATTGGCCAATAACGTTGTTTTGTATTTTCTACTTGCAGTTTTGATCCATCAGTGGCCAATAACGTTGCTTTGTATTTTCTACTTGCAGTTTTGATCCATCAGTGGCCAATAACGTTGCTTTGTATTTTCTACTTGCAGTTTTGATCCATCAGTGGCCAATAACGTTGCTTTGTATTTTCTACTTGCAGTTTTGATCCATCAGTGAAGCAGCTATCAGCAGAATGGGTTCATTCGGAGGTCACGCCTTACCAGGGTCCTTCTTCATCATATTTGGAATGTGGTGGACTCTACAGATCTCAGTGCGATACTACCGCGCCAGGTACCGTAAAGGTCCGGCATATCGTTCCACAGCCACATTCCTGTGCTCATGTTTATGCGGTAGACTGGCGACATGGCAGATCGAAGGGTTCCTCAAAATTTTCTTCACGACAGTCGGCCTTACCGGCGAGATTATTACGGGTTTCAACGACAAAGGagaatttcaaaatataggAAACGGTCAGCATGCTACGATGTTTTTCATCTTCGGATTGAGCGGGTTGGTGGATATCCTTCTTCATCATAAGGTATCGCTCCCTAAAAACTTTGATTACATCGTTTCCCTCATTGCTTTTGCCATCGAAGGAATCCTTTTCAACTTCCACCTGCACGGCCGACAGCCAATGGATATTCAACTCCACATTCTTCTGGTCTACACGATAGTAGCAAACGTCATCACGATATTAACCGAGCTCCGTTGGCCCAGAAATGTTTTATGTGCGTATGCACGTGCCTACTTTGTAATCCTCCAGGGCACGTGGTTTTGGCAAGTCGGATTTATTTTATATAACCCCACCCCAGGTGCGGTCAAATGGGACGAGGATGATCATGAACAGATGATGATAACAACCATTATGTTCGGCTGGCATATGATTCTCATATTGGTGTCAATGATGATCACGAGTCTTGTCATTGGTTGCATTGTTCGGAGAGGAGCGCCACCTGGTgttgaaaaagatgatgaggtgGCGCTAGCGCAGCTGATCAAAAAGGACGCCAATGGACAAACGTTTGTTTGTCTGAACGAGGAGTCGGATAGTGATATGGAGTACGAACGTCCTTTACAAAATGGAAGTCAAAACTAAGGAGCTTTCTGCTAACAAACATGGAAAGAACTGGTAAAGAATGACATGTGTTACATCAAATACTAAAGACCGGTCTTTATCGATCTTTTTTATTCTTTGTTATATTGATTTTATGTATAGTGGTAGATAGACATTTTGGTACTCATGCTACTGCAAACTTCGTTGTTTACCCTGATCTCCAAAGTATTTAGATCAAGCGCTCATTTACATACATACTCTTCAGTCATTCAGTGGTATCTTTTACATCATATTTATTTGTGGTATCACCCCAGGCTGTCCTAAAAATACCAACCTTGGTATAAAAAATGTTGCGCATGCAACCAGACAAATTATGTGAAGGCTTGAGATTTGAAAGTGTTTTTGACAAACAGCTTCAGTGTGAAAATATGAGAAAAGATtataaatgattttaaaataaaAGCAGAAAAGCCTGTCATCTCGCCGCATGTTTTTGTCAATATGTGAAGGGTCGCGTTAAATGAGATAAACTTTTTAGGCCAGCCTTGGTATACTTTGCACTGACACAACTGATTATATCATTAATGGATACACTCTGTAGGTATAGCACTTtaccaagtaggcctactttcatGTGCTTGTGTATTTCAGCACATCCAGTGTAGAAGTCCTCTCAGATCTTTTTTCTGAATTATTCTAACATTAATACAATAGACATATACAGTGATAATCGCTATACTCAGTATTTAGTCTTAAGAACTCATATACTCGCAAACTGTATACTCATTGATATCGTATTGATATGCTCATTATATCATTGGGGTAAAACTCTTGCGTACAGTAATGGTCTACAGTAACGTCACTTACAGTGTACAGCAATTTGGTGTGATGCTCTTGAATAAGGTATGCTTAGGTCGTTTTCCTGTGCCGACAAAATGACACAGAATCAGCGTCTGTGAACCAGCTTGTCATGGTGCCAGTTTACAAAATATATGGCAGGATAGTTGCAGCCCTTATGCATTTTAGGGGTTTCAATCAGCACCACAATTGAACAAAATGTATCGACCTTGTATATCCTCCCTGTCCTGTTAGTAATATTTTGTGTAGATCTAAGGATGCCATTTTGCTATTTTGCTATTTTGCCATTTTGCACAATGTGCACAATTCTTGATAAAGTCTATTGCTTGATTTAGAAGCCGATTATCATGACTATTATCAAGTATACTTGCTATTATGTATTGGATGGTGGGGAGGGGGGTGCTTTTTGGTGTGTGTGATATTAGAGAAGGAATGATTACCTCTGTACATTTAACGAAGTTTTTAACATATCTGGCAAAGTTAGCTCATTTTGTTGAAGTGTATATAGATTTTTGGTTTGATTCAGGTTGCGtgttatttatttcaaattttagtTCATCGAACTATTTAGCCGTCCTGTTGAACTCATTTAGATGGAGCACACTATTATTGTTAGGGCCCATAATCTGTCCCTTCTAAGGATGAAATGTGCTGGAGCCTTGTCCCCCGAGTTAAATTTTTTTATGTACCATTAAGTCAAGTCTCACCCTCCTGCATACCGTATATAATGTAGGTaaaaataataatgatagcaaatGAAGTATCTTACTTTAAAATCAAGATTCTAAGTTCCCACATTTCATCTTTAGTTGAGACCGATACAGGATGTCCTTACTGTTGGTATTTGTTGTATATTTTTATAGTGATATTGTTTTTCCAAACATCTGTTAGTTATAGTTGGAGTGTATTGAAATAATCCTAATTTTTTATGTCGCATAGTGTTACCATATCATTATACCTTACTTATCAAGGGGAGAATAGTTTAGGATAGTCTTCTGGAGTGGAATTCCAGGGCTGGGTGTTTTTGGTCcagggatgggggggggggcagaacacCACTTTTTACTCCAAAACTCTgcctgaaaagaaaatctttGGCAATATATGGGGGAGACGGCAGTTGCCCCTTGCCCTCCCTCCTAATATGGCCTGCTGCCTCATCTAACtccaatgatacatgtacagtaggtCTTTGTGAATTCCCATTAGAATTCACATTTGACTGAATTAAGTGTGAATTCCCATTAGAATTCACATTTGACTTAATTAAGTGATGTTATAATTCACCTGACTCTTTAAAATTGCACATTTGATTGATTACGATGATGCATGGTGTCTGAAGGGTCCACCGACACCACTAAGCAATAATAACTCGCCATTACCACCATGGCCCTTGACCGGAGAGGCTGTGGTCACCGTTTTATTTGGTCGGTTTCGTTGCTCGAAGTCCAGGAAGCCGAAATGATATAACCAGGTAGAGGTTTCAGCTGTCTAGGTTCCTAGTTGATGCACAGCTCTCTATTTAGTAGAAATATGCACTTTATTTCAATCACATGTAAAACTCGGTAGAAATTATTCAGTGTCATAGAATATTTTCTCATATGTCGTCTACCATCTGGGGATAATAATGAAACAAAGTTATGCGATATCCTGTAATCACTATTCCCAGCATGCAATAACAACAGCTTTAATTCTTAAAGGCAAGGTCTGTTCATTTTGAAACTTTGACAGGCTAAAGACTGTTACATGCCTGATTACATGATGCAGTACCCACTTGTTGCATGCAGCGAACTGTCTGACACGGATTATAAACAGTGtgcatgccaagtttcatcacaCTGGCTTCTGTAATCATTCATATTGCACTACAGCCGTGTTATATAGAATTTCTCGCAAACCCATAGGCCTCAATAATGTACCAGATGCTCAAACATATAATTAGCCTTTAAATCCATGCGCTATGGAGTGCCTAGAATTGCTAGATGGTCCAGGTGCTGTCTCGCAAATCGGAAGCCGGAATCATGTGGCTGCATGGTGAAATTTAGTCTCGGCATAGGGCACCAAACCGAGTCCTTTCAGCCCTCTCAAATCCAACAGACTATGGATTATTGCGAGTCTATTGTGGCCTGTAACTCATATAATTTGATCCGGTATCTTGTCATCCAATTTCTTCttgtaaccggaaaaacgccgaccgaccgaccgaccgaccgaccatcCGACCGACCCAgtgcaatggacgtgatggattccgacatgtctgacagcagcatctccagtcaattataccgggaaaacgagcccacgcggtaaggaactgataacgatactctaaagatatgctttgtctacatggtcggtggatataaaaacatgagttgggcctaatctatgcactgtagtttttctactcgagtgtctcgaccgatgcaatgcagaCGTACTTGTTGATTTGATGAACTATATAGATATCAACAATTGGTCTAGCCAAGTGGGCATCAATCCAATTTCAATGTGTTATATACTTGCCCTTGCCACATTCCTATGAgctggccatgtagaattagcggaatgagtgGAATAAGCGGAATGGGTGGAATAAGCGGAATGAGTGGAATTAGCAGAATAAG encodes the following:
- the LOC135488833 gene encoding transmembrane protein 45B-like — its product is MGSFGGHALPGSFFIIFGMWWTLQISVRYYRARYRKGPAYRSTATFLCSCLCGRLATWQIEGFLKIFFTTVGLTGEIITGFNDKGEFQNIGNGQHATMFFIFGLSGLVDILLHHKVSLPKNFDYIVSLIAFAIEGILFNFHLHGRQPMDIQLHILLVYTIVANVITILTELRWPRNVLCAYARAYFVILQGTWFWQVGFILYNPTPGAVKWDEDDHEQMMITTIMFGWHMILILVSMMITSLVIGCIVRRGAPPGVEKDDEVALAQLIKKDANGQTFVCLNEESDSDMEYERPLQNGSQN